From one Nonomuraea polychroma genomic stretch:
- a CDS encoding protein kinase domain-containing protein, which produces MLSDDDPQRLGEYWLAGRLGAGGQGVVYEAYAEDGRRVAIKVLHRGQAAQLVREVTAAQRVAAFCTAKVIEARLEEPRPYIVSEYVEGPSLRRAVTEGRRFTGGDLHRLGTAVATALTAIHDADVIHRDLKPDNVLLGADGPRVIDFGVARTAEMSLTSTGLVTGTPTYMAPEVFTGQRAGKPADVFAWGAIMVYAATGTDPFEAESLGGVMHRVLSAVPDLSVLPEALRPLVAATLSKEPLHRPSARELLLSLVSGHAGTDTAHLLAEGGREAAGVTAAAADPALGTLAEEAYAQLGPEERELAPEVFLRLVTVGERGELSARRAELAELVDGRPVPEVSSVTRILEVFAYLLGRDGEQVWLARPALPHAWPRYRRWVDANRDGLAVHREILAAARRWERAGRRDGDLFHGHSLENALQWAATARRNITLSPFERDFLAAGARARTLKARRDRLVTLSLGGLLVIALVAAGLAVYQGGLADERAGRIAAQRDQAEAARLAQLAGTLRQSDPRVAMQLSVAAWRLERTPQTRAALTASLAQREVAMFRDPATNADTLRVLSRDGRTLASVGGDAIRLWDVRIGKSTGGIAKLGLAKERLLSVALSPTKRYVLVATNARAAVWDLRTGKTTRSWAYGKKDVPIQVAYGTVDRYALVSMDDDTYVWDLERGGRARTRAALGPMTPSGEAVYATGAPGRIDLLRLPDLGRRSTRPAAERCGTCGMPLALTPDGRWLVEPLRRGLQFTSLRDGGSGTMGQDKTAWNGGELAFSRDGRLLASVTRTGIQVWRDGTHLTGLSVPGGADDDAQPVPQAGFDGNTLRYLNEDRVVTVDLADLTGDRPAATSWALAALLPGRLLATEDFNAVYLTAPGRPAGKPVQRRPDDDGAGALALSPDGRLAAVGGSSTITVLDTSTRQELARLPIDDVTETDLLVFSPDGTRLAGVLEAADLETGSTYTVRVWDWRARRPLWSADVDEVRDIEFSPDGTLLAVAASAQQLFDAASGRPRGAAFGGTGQGTTVVGVVFTRDGGEVAAVDSRGRVTVYDVATHRQIGQAIRGRVGGGEIAVRSPREDVVAVGTRDGRVQLVDLAAGADLGVLRDGHELGPAALAFSADGSKVLVLDGAGTVRERLVDPGQMVAAVCARAGKPLSAAEWERHVTGVPYREVCP; this is translated from the coding sequence ATGTTGAGCGACGACGATCCCCAGCGGCTCGGAGAGTACTGGCTGGCCGGGCGGCTCGGCGCGGGCGGCCAGGGCGTCGTCTACGAGGCGTACGCCGAGGACGGCCGGCGAGTGGCGATCAAGGTGCTGCACCGCGGCCAGGCGGCGCAGCTGGTCAGGGAGGTCACCGCGGCGCAGCGGGTGGCCGCGTTCTGCACGGCGAAGGTGATCGAGGCGCGGCTGGAGGAGCCCCGCCCGTACATCGTCAGCGAGTACGTCGAGGGCCCCAGCCTGCGCAGGGCGGTCACGGAGGGACGCCGCTTCACCGGCGGCGACCTGCACCGGCTCGGCACGGCGGTGGCGACGGCGCTGACCGCGATCCACGACGCGGACGTGATCCACCGCGACCTCAAACCCGACAACGTGCTGCTCGGCGCGGACGGGCCGCGAGTGATCGACTTCGGCGTCGCCAGGACGGCCGAGATGTCGCTCACCAGCACCGGGCTGGTGACGGGGACGCCGACGTACATGGCGCCGGAGGTGTTCACGGGGCAGCGGGCCGGGAAGCCGGCGGACGTGTTCGCGTGGGGCGCGATCATGGTGTACGCGGCGACGGGAACCGATCCGTTCGAGGCGGAGAGCCTGGGCGGGGTCATGCACCGGGTGCTCTCGGCCGTCCCCGACCTGAGCGTGCTGCCGGAGGCGTTGCGCCCGCTCGTGGCCGCCACCCTCAGCAAGGAGCCGCTGCACCGGCCGAGCGCGCGTGAGCTGCTGCTGTCCCTGGTCAGCGGGCATGCCGGGACGGACACCGCGCATCTGCTCGCCGAAGGCGGCAGGGAGGCCGCCGGGGTGACGGCGGCCGCGGCGGATCCGGCGCTCGGGACGCTGGCCGAGGAGGCGTACGCGCAGCTGGGCCCGGAGGAGCGGGAGCTCGCGCCGGAGGTGTTCCTCAGGCTCGTCACGGTGGGCGAGCGGGGCGAGCTGTCGGCGCGGCGGGCCGAGCTGGCCGAGCTGGTGGACGGCCGGCCGGTGCCCGAGGTGTCGTCGGTGACGCGGATCCTGGAGGTGTTCGCGTACCTGCTGGGCAGGGACGGCGAGCAGGTCTGGCTGGCCCGGCCGGCGCTGCCGCACGCCTGGCCGCGCTACCGCCGCTGGGTGGACGCCAACCGGGACGGCCTGGCCGTGCACCGGGAGATCCTGGCGGCGGCGCGGCGCTGGGAGCGGGCCGGGCGCAGGGACGGCGACCTGTTCCACGGACACAGCCTGGAGAACGCGCTGCAGTGGGCGGCCACGGCCCGCAGGAACATCACCTTGTCCCCGTTCGAGCGGGACTTCCTCGCGGCGGGCGCGCGGGCACGCACCCTCAAGGCCAGGCGGGACCGGCTCGTGACGCTCTCGCTCGGCGGCCTGTTGGTGATCGCGCTGGTGGCGGCCGGGCTGGCCGTGTACCAGGGCGGGCTGGCCGACGAGCGGGCCGGGCGCATCGCCGCCCAGCGCGACCAGGCGGAGGCGGCCCGGCTGGCGCAGCTGGCCGGCACGCTGCGGCAGAGCGACCCGCGGGTGGCGATGCAGCTCAGCGTGGCGGCCTGGCGGCTGGAGCGCACGCCGCAGACGCGGGCGGCGCTGACGGCCTCGCTGGCGCAGCGGGAGGTGGCGATGTTCAGGGATCCGGCCACGAATGCCGACACGCTGCGGGTGCTGAGCCGCGACGGCAGAACGCTTGCCAGCGTCGGAGGCGACGCGATCCGCCTGTGGGACGTGCGCATCGGCAAGAGTACCGGCGGGATCGCCAAGCTGGGCCTCGCGAAGGAACGTCTGTTGTCGGTGGCGCTGTCGCCCACGAAGCGGTACGTGCTGGTGGCGACAAACGCCCGCGCCGCCGTCTGGGACCTGCGGACGGGCAAGACCACGCGCTCGTGGGCGTACGGCAAGAAAGACGTGCCGATCCAGGTCGCGTACGGGACCGTGGACCGGTACGCGCTCGTGAGCATGGACGACGACACCTACGTGTGGGACCTGGAACGCGGCGGCCGGGCGCGGACCAGGGCCGCCCTGGGTCCCATGACGCCCTCCGGGGAGGCGGTCTACGCGACGGGCGCGCCCGGCCGGATCGACCTGCTGCGCCTGCCGGACCTGGGCAGGCGGTCCACCCGCCCGGCCGCGGAACGATGCGGCACGTGCGGGATGCCGCTCGCGCTGACCCCCGACGGCCGCTGGCTGGTGGAGCCGCTGCGCCGGGGCCTGCAGTTCACCTCGCTGCGGGACGGCGGCAGCGGGACGATGGGGCAGGACAAGACGGCTTGGAACGGGGGCGAGCTCGCCTTCAGCCGCGACGGCCGGCTGCTCGCCTCGGTCACGCGTACCGGGATCCAGGTGTGGCGGGACGGCACGCACCTCACGGGGCTGTCGGTGCCCGGCGGGGCGGACGACGACGCGCAGCCGGTGCCCCAGGCCGGCTTCGACGGGAACACTCTGCGGTACCTGAACGAGGACCGGGTCGTCACCGTGGACCTCGCCGACCTCACCGGGGACCGCCCTGCGGCCACGTCATGGGCGCTGGCCGCGCTGTTGCCCGGGCGGCTGCTGGCCACGGAGGACTTCAACGCCGTCTACCTGACCGCCCCCGGCCGGCCGGCCGGAAAGCCCGTGCAGCGCCGGCCGGACGACGACGGGGCTGGCGCCCTGGCGCTCAGCCCGGACGGGCGGCTGGCGGCCGTGGGCGGCTCCAGCACGATCACGGTGCTGGACACGAGCACACGGCAGGAGCTGGCCCGCTTGCCGATCGACGACGTCACCGAGACGGACCTGCTGGTGTTCAGTCCCGACGGGACGAGACTGGCCGGCGTGCTGGAGGCCGCCGACCTGGAGACGGGGAGCACGTACACGGTGCGGGTCTGGGACTGGCGGGCCCGCCGCCCGCTGTGGTCGGCAGACGTGGACGAGGTGCGGGACATCGAGTTCTCCCCCGACGGCACGCTCCTCGCGGTGGCGGCGAGTGCGCAGCAGCTCTTCGACGCCGCCTCAGGCCGGCCGCGCGGCGCGGCCTTCGGCGGCACCGGCCAGGGGACGACGGTCGTCGGCGTGGTGTTCACCAGGGACGGCGGCGAGGTGGCGGCGGTGGACTCGCGCGGCCGGGTGACGGTCTACGACGTGGCCACGCACCGGCAGATCGGGCAGGCGATCCGGGGCCGGGTCGGCGGCGGCGAGATCGCGGTCAGGTCGCCGCGCGAGGACGTGGTGGCGGTGGGCACGCGTGACGGGCGGGTGCAGCTGGTGGACCTGGCCGCCGGGGCTGACCTGGGAGTGTTGCGCGACGGGCACGAGCTGGGTCCGGCTGCGCTGGCGTTCTCCGCGGACGGCTCGAAGGTGCTGGTGCTGGACGGCGCGGGCACGGTACGCGAGCGGCTCGTCGACCCCGGCCAGATGGTCGCCGCGGTGTGCGCGCGCGCCGGGAAGCCTCTGAGTGCCGCCGAGTGGGAGCGACACGTGACCGGCGTGCCGTACCGGGAGGTTTGTCCTTAA
- a CDS encoding hotdog fold domain-containing protein has protein sequence MTTAALQTVLTVPQRFRGPEGVANGGWIAGTMAEALNGGRSAVEVTLHAPSPLETELRLEHVANSVSLVHGDKLLVEAIPVAEDLEGPGFVPFTDAARAEAGFVGLKAHPFAECFACGLREPGDGLRIFPGPVEGANMVAAGWRVPFTVSGEDGVPASIIGAVLDCITGWAHFGPGETALLGRLALQIHGHVHPGGRYSVVARPTGRDGRKMFGQSAIYEMDGTLVAAARATWIAPR, from the coding sequence ATGACGACGGCTGCCCTGCAGACCGTGTTGACCGTTCCCCAGCGTTTCCGCGGGCCCGAGGGCGTCGCCAACGGCGGCTGGATAGCGGGCACCATGGCGGAGGCGCTCAACGGTGGCCGATCAGCCGTCGAGGTCACGCTCCATGCCCCTTCGCCGCTGGAGACCGAGCTGCGGCTGGAGCACGTCGCCAACTCCGTGTCCCTTGTACACGGCGACAAGTTGCTCGTCGAGGCCATCCCGGTGGCCGAGGACCTGGAGGGGCCGGGATTCGTGCCGTTCACCGACGCCGCCCGCGCCGAAGCGGGGTTCGTCGGGTTGAAGGCCCACCCGTTCGCCGAGTGCTTCGCGTGCGGGCTGCGCGAGCCGGGTGACGGCCTGCGCATCTTCCCCGGGCCGGTCGAGGGCGCGAACATGGTGGCCGCCGGCTGGCGGGTGCCGTTCACGGTGTCGGGCGAGGACGGGGTGCCCGCCTCGATCATCGGCGCCGTGCTGGACTGCATCACCGGCTGGGCGCACTTCGGCCCCGGTGAGACCGCCCTGCTCGGGAGGCTGGCCCTGCAGATCCACGGTCACGTGCACCCCGGCGGGCGTTACTCGGTGGTGGCCCGCCCGACCGGCCGTGACGGCCGCAAGATGTTCGGCCAGAGCGCGATCTACGAGATGGACGGCACGCTGGTGGCGGCCGCGCGTGCCACCTGGATCGCTCCACGCTGA
- a CDS encoding YciI family protein, protein MKHYVLTMYQGDGPPPGPEILDPIMRDLGALEKEMKDAGVWVFSGGLQPADQARVLQMRGGELVATDGPYTEGKEHIGGFTIIQAPGMEAALEWGRKMARAVALLPVEVREFQGG, encoded by the coding sequence ATGAAGCACTACGTGCTCACCATGTACCAGGGCGACGGGCCGCCGCCTGGACCCGAGATCCTGGACCCGATCATGCGCGACCTCGGCGCCCTGGAGAAGGAGATGAAGGACGCCGGCGTGTGGGTCTTCTCCGGTGGGCTGCAGCCCGCCGACCAGGCGCGCGTGCTGCAGATGCGGGGCGGCGAGCTGGTCGCCACCGACGGCCCCTACACCGAGGGCAAGGAGCACATCGGCGGGTTCACGATCATCCAGGCGCCCGGCATGGAGGCGGCGCTGGAGTGGGGCCGCAAGATGGCGCGAGCGGTGGCGCTGCTCCCGGTCGAGGTACGCGAGTTCCAGGGAGGATG
- a CDS encoding alpha/beta hydrolase — protein sequence MRFDEVGGLRIATFGTGPRVIIAVHGITASLMAWGAVGRRLPEGWSLVAMDLRGRGHSASLPGPYGLPRHAEDVLRVADHVGAGPDAVLTGHSMGAYVAALAAAPRPIAEPSSEGRDGRPRSAADPSRRNWARVVLVDGGIPFPRLPEGVDPDAAMEATLGPALARLRQTYPSAEAYVDFFKSHPAFAGRWNDDVEAYVRYDLTGPEGALRSRVVGEAVLQDGRWLNTEQDQAGAALEAIKSPLLLLRAPRGLLNQDVGMLPDDLTAPWSNRLPGLRDEVVPDCNHYTIMFDDRCVRTVVERLTRD from the coding sequence ATGAGATTCGACGAGGTCGGCGGGCTGCGGATCGCCACGTTCGGGACCGGGCCGCGGGTGATCATCGCGGTGCACGGGATCACCGCCTCACTGATGGCGTGGGGTGCGGTGGGGCGGCGGCTGCCCGAAGGGTGGTCGCTGGTCGCTATGGACCTGCGCGGGCGCGGGCACAGCGCCTCGCTGCCCGGCCCGTACGGGCTGCCGAGGCACGCCGAGGACGTGCTGCGGGTCGCCGACCACGTGGGGGCCGGGCCCGATGCGGTGCTGACCGGTCATTCGATGGGCGCGTACGTGGCCGCGCTGGCCGCCGCACCTCGTCCGATCGCCGAGCCGAGCTCGGAGGGCCGGGATGGACGTCCTCGCTCCGCTGCGGATCCATCCCGGCGGAACTGGGCCCGGGTGGTGCTGGTGGACGGCGGGATCCCGTTCCCGCGGCTGCCGGAGGGCGTGGACCCGGACGCGGCGATGGAGGCCACGCTGGGGCCCGCGCTGGCGCGGTTGCGGCAGACGTACCCGTCGGCGGAGGCGTACGTCGACTTCTTCAAGAGCCATCCTGCCTTCGCCGGGCGCTGGAACGACGACGTCGAGGCGTACGTCCGCTACGACCTCACCGGGCCCGAGGGCGCGCTGCGGTCGCGGGTCGTGGGCGAGGCGGTGCTGCAGGACGGGCGGTGGCTCAACACCGAGCAGGACCAGGCGGGGGCGGCGCTGGAGGCGATCAAGTCGCCGCTGCTGCTGCTCAGGGCGCCGCGCGGGCTGCTCAACCAGGACGTCGGCATGCTCCCCGACGATCTGACCGCCCCGTGGTCGAATCGGCTGCCGGGGCTTCGGGACGAGGTGGTGCCCGACTGCAACCACTACACGATCATGTTCGACGACCGCTGCGTGAGGACCGTCGTGGAGCGGCTCACCCGGGATTGA
- a CDS encoding AAA family ATPase, whose product MRSEPVQGAMVRYPSGSLVILTGLPGAGKTTLLRRLYGLHGAESAPVARDRVMVIDSYQSRRHWDGRLPWAPYPVRRAVVFVTHLTRIRRALAGGQSVIAHNRGCGPYVLRGFAWLARRHGAAFHLLLLDAPAEVAVAGQRARGRVVAPRTFARHQRRWADLVARVKNGDPAPATGARIVDRAEADLLASIVFDGTAASGNVADGDFRITE is encoded by the coding sequence GTGCGGAGTGAGCCTGTGCAGGGCGCGATGGTGCGGTACCCGTCCGGATCCCTGGTCATCCTGACCGGGCTCCCGGGCGCGGGCAAGACCACCCTGCTGCGACGCCTGTACGGGTTGCACGGCGCGGAGAGCGCGCCGGTCGCGAGGGACAGGGTCATGGTGATCGACTCCTATCAGTCCCGGCGGCACTGGGACGGCCGGCTCCCCTGGGCCCCCTATCCGGTACGCCGCGCCGTCGTCTTCGTCACCCACCTGACCCGCATCCGGCGCGCGCTGGCCGGCGGGCAGTCGGTCATCGCGCACAACCGGGGCTGCGGCCCGTACGTGCTGCGGGGCTTCGCCTGGCTGGCCCGCCGGCACGGCGCGGCCTTCCACCTGCTCCTGCTGGACGCCCCGGCGGAGGTCGCCGTGGCCGGGCAGCGGGCCAGGGGCAGAGTGGTGGCACCGCGCACCTTCGCCCGCCACCAACGCCGGTGGGCCGACCTGGTGGCCCGGGTCAAGAACGGCGACCCGGCCCCGGCGACCGGCGCCCGCATCGTCGACCGCGCCGAGGCGGACCTCCTGGCCTCCATCGTCTTCGACGGCACCGCCGCTTCGGGGAATGTGGCAGACGGAGATTTCCGGATAACGGAATAA
- a CDS encoding S8 family peptidase, which yields MRLRSLLAGASVLAMTTTALFAVTVPAQASTGDPEVAKSLTADVKSGDKVRAIIEVKSGESVSSVAKTTEDASSATKVVDKTSSNEFLVATMDKKTLDTIKTDDRIAAIYEDRLSKPSLDVSTRLIGSDKANEAGWTGQGSTVAVLDTGIDRDHPFFAGRIVTEACFSTTYDEPRYQAVSLCPNGQPIQTGPGAADAETAKCIVSGWNRCAHGTHVAGIAAGKKAGNAPSNGVAPGAGLLPIQVFTRFNGPICQELGATAPCFLSLTSDQKLALEYLASVQATHKVVAANMSLGTATKHTTYCDNDEDFGALAPEVGALLRAGVTTVIAAGNEGYDDGVASPGCLSQALTVGATDNQDAVAGFGNRGNLLDLFAPGVDINSSIPNNIFTSVSGTSMAAPHVAGALALMRQAYPNLSAQELAQKLESTGKPIRYDSGNAQVTTKRIDLAAALPPKPTTSPTATPTTSPTATPTATPTVTPTVTATPTPTKTHTPSPTPTHTHTGDPGDPGVDSNPIPVPDDCKRGNGTKPLSAKTWAKEMLKNKGSLSDKTLLCYLTLAQNGSKVFPELTDATTLAKAYKVLGTKSKAAKALLDRELLAAWLNYAHGVYNGSAKVHGKTTLSKAVSAAERHRAGTSAAAMKKAAVYLYKHVNK from the coding sequence GTGAGACTGCGGTCTCTGCTGGCGGGCGCATCTGTGCTCGCCATGACGACGACGGCGTTATTTGCCGTCACCGTCCCCGCCCAGGCGTCCACAGGCGACCCTGAAGTGGCCAAGAGCCTCACGGCCGACGTGAAATCGGGCGACAAAGTACGCGCGATCATCGAGGTCAAGAGCGGCGAGAGCGTTTCGTCTGTGGCCAAGACCACGGAGGACGCCTCGAGCGCCACCAAGGTCGTCGACAAGACGAGCTCCAACGAGTTCCTGGTCGCCACCATGGACAAGAAGACGCTCGACACGATCAAGACCGATGACCGAATCGCGGCCATCTACGAGGACCGGCTGAGCAAGCCCTCGCTTGATGTCAGCACCAGGCTGATCGGCTCGGACAAGGCCAACGAAGCCGGCTGGACCGGCCAGGGCTCCACTGTCGCCGTCCTCGACACCGGTATCGACCGCGATCATCCCTTCTTCGCTGGGCGGATCGTGACCGAGGCATGCTTTTCCACGACCTATGACGAGCCGCGCTACCAGGCGGTGTCACTGTGCCCCAACGGCCAGCCGATCCAGACGGGTCCGGGCGCGGCCGACGCCGAAACCGCGAAATGCATCGTGTCGGGCTGGAACAGGTGCGCCCACGGCACACACGTGGCCGGCATCGCGGCGGGCAAGAAGGCCGGCAACGCCCCCTCCAACGGCGTCGCCCCCGGGGCGGGTCTCCTGCCCATCCAGGTCTTCACCCGCTTCAACGGCCCCATCTGCCAGGAGCTGGGCGCCACCGCTCCGTGCTTCCTCAGCCTGACCTCCGACCAGAAGCTGGCGCTGGAGTACCTCGCGAGCGTGCAGGCAACGCACAAGGTCGTCGCTGCCAACATGAGCCTCGGCACCGCCACGAAGCACACCACGTACTGCGACAACGACGAGGACTTCGGCGCGCTCGCACCGGAGGTCGGCGCGCTGCTGCGGGCCGGCGTAACCACGGTCATCGCCGCGGGCAACGAGGGCTACGACGACGGTGTCGCCAGTCCGGGGTGCCTCTCGCAGGCCCTCACGGTCGGCGCCACGGACAATCAAGATGCTGTGGCCGGATTCGGCAACCGCGGAAACCTGCTCGACCTGTTCGCGCCCGGCGTGGACATCAATTCCTCCATCCCGAACAACATCTTCACCTCCGTGAGCGGCACGTCAATGGCGGCCCCGCACGTCGCCGGGGCGCTGGCGTTGATGCGTCAGGCTTACCCGAACCTGTCCGCCCAAGAGCTCGCCCAGAAGCTGGAGAGCACCGGCAAGCCCATCCGCTACGACAGCGGTAACGCGCAGGTGACCACCAAGCGCATCGACCTCGCTGCCGCGCTGCCGCCCAAGCCGACCACGAGCCCGACGGCGACGCCCACCACCTCCCCGACGGCTACGCCTACGGCCACCCCGACCGTGACACCCACCGTCACGGCGACGCCCACGCCGACGAAGACGCACACGCCGAGCCCCACGCCGACGCACACCCACACGGGCGACCCCGGGGACCCCGGCGTGGACAGCAACCCGATTCCGGTCCCCGACGACTGCAAGCGGGGCAACGGCACCAAGCCGCTGAGCGCGAAGACCTGGGCCAAGGAGATGCTGAAGAACAAGGGCAGCCTGAGCGACAAGACGCTCCTGTGCTACCTGACGCTGGCCCAGAACGGCAGCAAGGTCTTCCCCGAGCTGACCGACGCGACCACCCTGGCCAAGGCGTACAAGGTGCTCGGCACCAAGAGCAAGGCCGCCAAGGCGCTGCTCGACCGTGAGCTGCTGGCCGCCTGGCTGAACTACGCGCACGGCGTGTACAACGGCTCGGCCAAGGTCCACGGGAAGACGACCCTCTCCAAGGCCGTCTCGGCCGCGGAGCGGCACCGTGCGGGCACGAGCGCCGCCGCGATGAAGAAGGCCGCCGTGTACCTGTACAAGCACGTCAACAAGTAG
- a CDS encoding potassium channel family protein, protein MDRLTSWERRTSVALLAIGTGFLLSWAIPVLVPDLPPAAHETFRYIQVATWILFTADYLIRLSLAPRRLRFLLRNIPSLLVVLLPLLRPLWLLRALLLLHVIADRVRLPLRVRAVVYVSGTALFLCMVGSIAVLDVERDNPDGNIKTVGDAIWWSLTTMTTVGYGDRFPVTSEGRLVASGLMVAGVALAGVVTAAIASWFVERFERTAAAERRTEAELAQIAADLAEARKALAELAHTHGLLRDEVATLTARLNS, encoded by the coding sequence ATGGATCGGCTGACCTCCTGGGAGCGACGCACCAGCGTGGCGCTCCTCGCCATCGGCACGGGGTTCCTCCTGAGCTGGGCGATCCCTGTCCTCGTCCCCGACCTGCCCCCCGCCGCACACGAGACCTTCCGGTACATCCAGGTCGCCACCTGGATCCTGTTCACCGCCGACTACCTGATCCGCCTGTCGCTCGCCCCCCGCCGCCTGCGTTTCCTTCTCAGGAACATCCCCTCCCTCCTGGTCGTCCTCCTCCCCCTCCTGCGGCCGCTGTGGCTGCTGCGGGCGCTGCTGCTCCTGCACGTCATCGCCGACCGGGTACGGCTCCCGCTGCGCGTGCGCGCCGTCGTCTACGTCTCCGGCACGGCGTTGTTCCTGTGCATGGTCGGCAGCATCGCCGTCCTGGACGTGGAACGCGACAACCCCGACGGCAACATCAAGACCGTCGGCGACGCCATCTGGTGGTCGCTCACCACGATGACCACCGTCGGGTACGGCGACCGCTTCCCGGTCACCTCCGAGGGCCGGCTGGTGGCGTCCGGCCTGATGGTCGCGGGCGTCGCCCTGGCCGGCGTCGTCACCGCAGCCATCGCCTCCTGGTTCGTCGAACGGTTCGAGCGCACGGCGGCGGCGGAGCGCCGTACCGAGGCCGAGCTGGCCCAGATCGCCGCCGACCTGGCCGAGGCCCGCAAGGCGCTGGCCGAGCTCGCCCACACCCACGGCTTGCTGCGCGACGAGGTGGCCACGCTCACCGCCCGGCTGAACTCATAA
- a CDS encoding HXXEE domain-containing protein, with product MERVPATVTWGLLAAWAVHDAEEVATMAGWVRKARPRLERRFPDVPWERLEVPQRHVNVAIGLMGGVIAGAAALGARTGGHSPVFQAALAGFGAHGVLHLAQAAATRGYTPGAATAPVVVIPFSVWAWRRLRAAGVPVRSGTGALAALPLVLGGVHVLAHVLTRPRRANVKQKGGRRP from the coding sequence GTGGAACGGGTTCCGGCGACGGTGACGTGGGGTCTGCTCGCGGCGTGGGCCGTGCACGACGCGGAGGAAGTGGCGACCATGGCCGGGTGGGTGCGGAAGGCACGACCGCGGCTGGAACGGCGCTTCCCGGACGTCCCGTGGGAGCGGCTGGAGGTGCCGCAACGGCACGTCAACGTGGCCATCGGGCTCATGGGCGGGGTGATTGCGGGGGCGGCGGCGCTGGGGGCGCGCACGGGCGGGCACAGCCCGGTCTTCCAGGCGGCGCTGGCCGGGTTCGGCGCGCACGGCGTGCTGCACCTCGCCCAGGCGGCCGCCACGCGCGGTTACACGCCGGGGGCGGCGACCGCGCCGGTGGTGGTGATCCCGTTCTCGGTGTGGGCCTGGCGCCGGCTCCGGGCGGCCGGGGTGCCCGTGCGTTCGGGGACGGGGGCACTGGCGGCGCTCCCGCTGGTGCTGGGCGGCGTGCACGTGCTGGCCCACGTCCTCACGAGACCCCGCCGGGCGAATGTCAAGCAGAAGGGCGGGCGGCGGCCCTGA
- a CDS encoding type 1 glutamine amidotransferase — translation MRITVIEHEAEAGLGYLGGWLGVACDVVRPYLGEAMPERAADGLIVLGGAAAAWEDERSPWQPATRDLLRRAVDEATPTLAICLGAQLLTMACGGTVERGAGGLEVGACEVVALPAAASDRLLSGVGAAVAIQYHQDAMTRLPDGAVPLMTGSAYPNQAYRLGEAAWAVQFHPEATPEIFASWTAESDLEAAEELNAEVKAAESRLIATWRPVAQAFADVVRAAARPSA, via the coding sequence ATGCGCATCACCGTTATCGAGCACGAGGCCGAGGCCGGGCTCGGATATCTCGGCGGCTGGCTCGGAGTGGCCTGCGACGTCGTGCGGCCGTACCTCGGCGAGGCGATGCCCGAGCGGGCCGCGGACGGCCTGATCGTGCTCGGCGGTGCGGCGGCGGCCTGGGAGGACGAGCGCAGCCCGTGGCAGCCTGCCACCCGCGACCTGCTGCGCCGCGCCGTGGACGAGGCCACGCCCACGCTCGCCATCTGCCTCGGGGCCCAGCTGCTCACCATGGCCTGCGGAGGCACGGTGGAGCGCGGCGCCGGCGGGCTGGAGGTGGGGGCGTGCGAGGTCGTCGCGCTGCCCGCGGCCGCCTCCGACCGGCTGCTGTCGGGTGTCGGCGCGGCCGTGGCCATCCAGTATCACCAGGACGCCATGACGCGGCTGCCGGACGGGGCGGTGCCGTTGATGACCGGTTCCGCGTACCCGAATCAGGCGTACCGGCTCGGTGAGGCCGCCTGGGCGGTCCAGTTCCATCCCGAGGCCACGCCCGAGATCTTCGCCTCCTGGACGGCCGAGTCGGATCTGGAGGCGGCCGAGGAGCTGAACGCCGAGGTCAAAGCCGCGGAGAGCCGGCTCATCGCGACCTGGCGGCCGGTCGCCCAGGCCTTCGCCGACGTGGTCAGGGCCGCCGCCCGCCCTTCTGCTTGA